The Streptomonospora litoralis genome window below encodes:
- a CDS encoding GDSL-type esterase/lipase family protein, producing the protein MASEHRPLGRLRTGLGRLARRLARTVPRPRRDHPADPGDDGGAAPSPDTAHNGHESRPGSGELAGGPRPPRGDAAADTRAAEAGAAVPGGAESGDRAGADGASAPSAAAAASEGESGSGGGRGRRLGRVLVRKGSQGTPPRLRPTPLGLFGITVAAMFLTLLLIQSVMGTFRTADPEGAGETPGPSPVATPPPGTARIMIAGDSIAQGSSGDYTWRYRLWNHLSKRSGLDVEFVGPRDGVFDVVAGEQGAAGYADSGFDTDHASRWGATVTDLAHGVGGQVARHDPHYLLFMAGINDFAHGASVDDALSAVRDAVTTARVAQSGVQVVIGELTPVWGSGSDQAINDRVARFNAALPGLADEMSGGRSPVAVARTASRFSPAEDTWDGTHPNARGELKIAAAFADALAGSLNLGGPYERPLPDVRTGPREAPEVSAEDGDAGVRLSWNQVAGATRYHVLQQRVRPDPDEQVRLPVEVSASREERRPSVVVDRLLAGATYEFVVQPFKGDDGGARSEPVRIAPDDDPPPAPEGVGPGPDGEALTWAEVPSATHYEVWRRPLRCALPDPPAASPSSGAGEGSPAQPGPGDRPAATAPPDSPTPTPECEPRDDEGPQRGGGWHSAAVVNGDTRWPIPDAGTSGWEFSVRAHRDFVRGGYSEPVTVEARE; encoded by the coding sequence GTGGCCAGCGAGCACCGTCCCCTCGGCCGCCTCCGCACCGGACTCGGCCGCCTCGCCCGCCGACTCGCCCGCACCGTTCCACGCCCGCGCCGCGACCACCCCGCAGACCCCGGTGACGACGGTGGCGCGGCACCGTCGCCCGACACCGCGCACAACGGACACGAGTCCCGGCCCGGGTCGGGCGAACTCGCGGGCGGTCCGCGGCCTCCCCGTGGCGACGCAGCCGCCGACACCCGGGCCGCGGAAGCCGGGGCGGCGGTCCCAGGCGGTGCCGAAAGCGGTGACCGGGCGGGAGCCGACGGTGCATCCGCGCCGTCGGCGGCCGCCGCAGCATCCGAGGGCGAGTCCGGCTCCGGCGGGGGCCGTGGGCGGCGTCTGGGGCGGGTGCTGGTGCGCAAGGGCTCACAGGGCACGCCGCCCCGGCTGCGGCCCACCCCGCTCGGGCTCTTCGGAATCACCGTTGCGGCCATGTTCCTCACCCTGCTGCTGATCCAGAGCGTCATGGGCACCTTCCGCACCGCCGACCCCGAGGGAGCGGGCGAAACGCCCGGCCCTTCGCCCGTCGCCACGCCGCCCCCGGGGACGGCGCGCATCATGATCGCCGGCGACTCCATCGCCCAGGGCAGCAGCGGCGACTACACCTGGCGCTACCGCCTCTGGAACCACCTGAGCAAGCGGTCGGGCCTCGATGTCGAGTTCGTCGGTCCCCGCGACGGCGTGTTCGACGTGGTCGCCGGCGAGCAGGGAGCCGCCGGTTACGCCGACTCCGGCTTCGACACCGACCACGCGAGCAGGTGGGGTGCGACCGTCACCGACCTCGCGCACGGCGTCGGCGGTCAGGTGGCCCGGCACGACCCCCACTACCTGCTGTTCATGGCCGGGATCAACGACTTCGCCCACGGCGCGTCGGTCGACGACGCGCTGTCCGCCGTGCGCGACGCCGTCACCACCGCACGGGTCGCCCAAAGCGGCGTCCAGGTGGTGATCGGCGAGCTGACGCCCGTTTGGGGTAGCGGCTCCGACCAGGCGATCAACGACCGGGTCGCCCGGTTCAACGCGGCCCTGCCCGGGCTGGCCGACGAGATGAGTGGCGGGCGCTCCCCGGTGGCCGTCGCCCGCACCGCCTCCCGGTTCTCTCCCGCCGAGGACACCTGGGACGGCACCCATCCCAACGCCCGCGGCGAACTGAAGATCGCCGCGGCCTTCGCCGACGCCCTGGCCGGCAGCCTCAATCTGGGCGGTCCCTACGAGCGGCCGCTGCCCGACGTGCGCACCGGGCCGCGCGAGGCGCCCGAGGTCAGCGCCGAGGACGGCGACGCCGGCGTACGGCTCTCCTGGAACCAGGTGGCCGGCGCGACCCGCTATCACGTCCTGCAGCAGCGCGTGCGACCCGACCCCGACGAACAGGTGCGCCTGCCGGTCGAGGTCTCCGCCTCCCGCGAGGAACGGCGCCCGTCCGTGGTCGTCGACCGGCTGCTCGCCGGGGCGACCTACGAGTTCGTCGTCCAGCCGTTCAAGGGCGACGACGGGGGAGCGCGCTCGGAGCCGGTGCGGATCGCCCCGGACGACGACCCGCCGCCGGCGCCGGAGGGGGTCGGCCCCGGCCCGGACGGAGAGGCGCTCACCTGGGCAGAGGTTCCCTCGGCGACCCATTACGAGGTGTGGCGGCGTCCGTTGCGCTGTGCACTCCCGGATCCTCCCGCCGCGTCCCCGTCGTCCGGAGCGGGGGAGGGTTCTCCCGCTCAGCCCGGTCCCGGCGACCGGCCCGCGGCGACCGCACCCCCCGATTCGCCGACGCCCACGCCGGAGTGCGAGCCGCGCGACGACGAGGGGCCGCAGCGGGGCGGGGGCTGGCACAGCGCCGCGGTCGTCAACGGCGACACCCGCTGGCCGATCCCCGACGCCGGAACTTCGGGCTGGGAGTTCTCCGTCCGCGCCCACCGCGACTTCGTGCGCGGCGGCTACTCCGAGCCCGTGACCGTCGAGGCGCGCGAATGA